The genome window ACCTCGGGGGTTCTGAGCGCTACCAGTTTTACCCGCTGCTTTTATAATACCATCAGATAAAAGCTTAGCAGTACCCTCAGATACAGCGAGTCTCATTCCCTTTCTGACATGTTCCATAACTTGCTTTGAAAAAGGAAGCTCTCCATAAGGCTCCGGAGAAAATCTCTCAATTATATTACCACTATCATCTACAAGAGCTCTCGCTATTCTGGGCCTATACAATGTCCCACCATTAGCTATAGCTGAAACGAAAGAAAGCATCTGTATAGGAGTAACAAGCAAATAGCTCTGCCCTATTGAAAGATTAATCGTATCACCAGGATACCACGGTTCTTTAAATCTCTTTTTCTTCCACTCCGGTGTAGGAATAAATCCCTTAGACTCCGAAAGTAGATCTATACCGGTTTCCACTCCTAAACCACATCTATTAGCGTAACTTACTATCTTCTCAGCTCCAAGCTCCCTGCCCAAAGTGTAAAAGTAAACATTACAAGACTGAGCTATAGCTTGATAAAGCTCAACAACACCGTGCCCTCCCTCTTTCCAACATTTAAAATCTCTATCACCAACTTTTAAGGAACCTGTGCAAAGAGCTCTTCTCTGAGGGGAAGCAACTCCCTCCGATAAAGAGGATAACGCTACTATAATTTTAAAAAGAGAGCCTGGAGGAAGCTCCGCTTGAATCGCTCGGTTGAACATAGGACGATCAGGATCATCAATTAGCTCTTTCCATTCAGACGAATCCACACCCCATACAAAGCGATTAGGATCAAAGGATGGTTTAGATACTAATGCCAAAATAGAACCATCTCTAGGATCCATCACTATAATACAACCCTTATTATCCCCCAACGCATCATAAGCCACTTTTTGAAGATGTTTATCTATATTTAGCATCAAATTAAAACCATTTTCTGGAGGAACCTCCTTAATAAGAGACATCTCCTTACCGAGAGCATCAACCTCTACTTCCCTATATCCATCTATACCCTTTAGATACTCTTCATAAACGCTCTCAAGCCCCATTTTACCAATATGATCGCCACCTCTATAACCTCTACTACCATAAAGCTTAAGCTCCCTCTCTGAGATTTCAGCCGTATAACCTATAACGTGAGAGAAAAGCTCCCCCCATGGATAAAGTCTTCTTGTATCCACCTCAAGATTAAGGAAATCCTTAGACATTAACCACTCCCTCACATCTATTACCTGGACAAGAGGCATATTATCAACTACAAGAACTGACCAGTAGTTAGAGTAAAACCTCCTTTTATAGTTCTTACAAAGCTCCTCATAAGGAACTTTAAGCTCCTGAGAAAGTTCCTTCAAGAAATCTTCAATGGAGGAATAGTTACCCTTAACTAAAGCAGGTATAAAGGATATGCCATAGGAAGGAAGATTAAAGGCCAAAACCGAACCAGCTCTATCGTATATCATCCCCCTCAAAGCCTTAACGCGAACCAATCTTATCCTGTTTTCCTGAGCAGCGGTCTTATAACGCTCTTCCATGAGAACTTGTATATACCACAGTCTAGCAAGCAGAATAAAGAAAAGAAAAATATAAACGAAAATTAACGTAATTAACCTATTAACCCTCAAACTTTAGTGCCCCCACTCAACCTCATTAAAATTAGACCCATTCCTAAAATCAAAGTATCTATAATAACCCTGCCAAAGAATATAATAAAATTGACATCGTACTCAAGTCTCAATAATCGATAAAAACCAAACTTAAAGGCCTGAAACAAAAATAAAATAGCAAGACCAATCAAAATACTCCTATAGCGAAGCTTAAAGCGAGACCCCCTTATTAAAGAGCTTAATGGATATGCTATTGAAACAAAATAAATGGAGCTAAGACCTATAACGGGTTCCCACCTTAAATCTAACAAAAAACCGCTTAGAAAGGCAAAAAGCAGAGCTTTTACACTGCTTAAGCAACAAGAAGAAGTTATTACAACTACTGCAGCAAGATCAGGAGTTAGGGGACCCAAAAATGGAGATAAAGCCCCTTCAACGCTTAAGGCTAAAAAGAGCAAAGCAAGCCAAACAATAAGAGCTTCACCTCCCCTTTAATATCCATAGATCTCTAAGCTTACTAAAATCCTCAAGAGGTTTAACCTTAATCTCCACAAAACCGCTTCTTCCCTTTACATAGAACACCTTGCCTATAGCTATACCTGCAGGTATCCTTTCCCCCATCCCAGCGGTAACCACATCATCGTTTACTGAGACGTCTCCCTCCTCAGGAATATAAAGTAGCTCACAATAAGAGCCTCCTGTCCCCCTCAAAACCCCAAAGCTCCTTGACCTAACTAAAAGAGCGCCTATTATCGAATTGCGAGAGGTTATCAATCTGACCCTAGATATCCTAGCACTGACCTCAACAACCTCTCCGACAAGCCCCCTTTCCCCTAAAACAGCCATTCCAACGCCAACACCATCATCCTTCCCCTTATCCACAACTAACTCACTGAACCATCTATCTGGAAAGCGATAAACTATCCTACAAGGAATGAAACCCTCTCTCAAGCGAGGCGCTCCATTAAAACCCGACTTAAGAATAGAAAGCTCATGTCTCAGTAAGGAAAGCTCTCTCCTAAGATTAGCATTTTCCCTTACAAGGTTAACGTGCGAACATAAAAAATAAAGAAGCTCCCTTCCCTTCACTAAAGGTAAAGACAAAACCTTTTCCACCGGAAAGGCAAAAGACATATAACCTCTTCTCACAAGCTCTATACCCGACCATCCTCTTAAACTTAAAGAGGATAAAAGAAGGGAAAAGAAGAGGAGAATTCCCATCAAAAACCAGGTTCTTCTCAGACTTTCCAACTATTCTTCTCCTCTCTTAATGCTTAAGAGTACCCTCCTTAAAGTATCAAGCTCCTCAAGAACCTTTCCCGCTCCTAAAGCCACACAATACATAGGATTCTCACTAAGGTATGCCGGAACACCAACCCCCTTACTTACCATCTTATCTAATCCCTTAAGAAGAGAGGTCCCTCCCGTCATAACTATACCTCTATCTATAATATCTGCAGAAAGCTCTGGGGGGGTTTGCTCAAGGACTGCCCTAACAGCTTCGATTATCCTTTGTGCAACCGGCTTTAAAACCTCCCTTATCTCAGAGGAGCTTATCTCCTTAACCCTTGGAACACCATTCCTTAAATCCCTACCCTTAACTTCCATACTAACTTCATCCATATCATCATCTACATTACCTATCGTTTTCTTAATATTCTCAGCCATCTGTTCCCCTATAACGAGCTCATGAACCCTATTCATATACTCCATTATCGCATTATCCATCTCATCACCGGCCACTTTTATGGACTCTCTAACTACTATGCCTCCTAGCGATATAACCGCCACTTCCGTTCTTCCACCACCTATATCAAGAACCATATTCCCACGAGGCTCATGTATAGGAAGACCAGCACCTATAGCGGCAGCGAGAGGCTCCTCTATTAGGTAAGCCTCGCGAGCGCCAGCCTGAAGGGTCGCATCCACAACAGCTCTTCTTTCAACTTCCGTGATTCCAGAAGGAACACAAACAATAACCCTCGGCTTAAACATCCCCTTCCTACCATGAACTTTACTCATAAAGTACCGAAGCATCATCTTAGTAACATCGAAATCAGCTATAACACCATTTCTCATGGGCTTTATTGCTTCTATATCTTGTGGTGTTTTACCTACCATTTTTTTAGCTTCCTCTCCAACAGCTATAATCTCTTTAGTGGCCTTTTGAATGGCAACAACCGATGGCTCAGATATAACGATCCCTTTTCCCCTGACATAAACCACAGTATATGCAGTTCCAAGGTCTATCCCCATATCTTTAGAGAACAAACCTGCTATAAAGTCAAACACAACGCTATCCCTCCTCTAAAACTGCCTTCTTAGCGAAGCTGTAAAACCTTTTATTGCCAATTATTATATGATCATCAAACCTTATATCCATCTTAAAAGCAAGCTCCTTTATCTTCTCCGTTACAAGGATATCTTCCTCACTCGGAGAAGGATCACCAGAAAGATGATTATGAGAAATTATCATCCTAGAAGCATTGGATTTAATAACAGCGCTTATCACCTCTCTAGGGTAAAAAGGACTCTCCGCTAAAGTACCCTGTCCCACCTTTTTTACACCCAAGAGCTTTCCTTTGGCGTCAAGGGATAAAACGTAAATCTCTTCTCTCTCCCAAGAGAACACTCCCTTAAGAAAACGATAAGCTTCAAAAGGATTTAATATCTTTATATAAGGCGAAAAAGGACTTCTTTCAATCCTCTTTACGATCTCAGCTACCGCCTTTATTTGGCATGCTTTAGCTAGACCCATACCTTCTATTCCCTCAAGCTCCTCTAAGGTCGCCTCCAAAAGCCCTTTAAGACCACCAAATGTATTAAGTAACCTTTCCGATAGCTCCAAGACGCTACTTTTATTAGAACCAGTTCTTAAGATAATCGCTAAAAGTTCCGCCTCAGATAAAAAAGAACTTCCATAAAGCTTAAGCTTCTCCCGTGGCTTCTCAGATCCCGGCCTAAGCTTAAACGAGGAACGGGTTTCCATACATCTCCTCCTCTATTGTCGTTTCCTCTCCATGACCAGGATAAACCTTAGTAATTTTAGGAAGCCTAAAAAGCTTATTC of Synergistota bacterium contains these proteins:
- the mreC gene encoding rod shape-determining protein MreC; translation: MESLRRTWFLMGILLFFSLLLSSLSLRGWSGIELVRRGYMSFAFPVEKVLSLPLVKGRELLYFLCSHVNLVRENANLRRELSLLRHELSILKSGFNGAPRLREGFIPCRIVYRFPDRWFSELVVDKGKDDGVGVGMAVLGERGLVGEVVEVSARISRVRLITSRNSIIGALLVRSRSFGVLRGTGGSYCELLYIPEEGDVSVNDDVVTAGMGERIPAGIAIGKVFYVKGRSGFVEIKVKPLEDFSKLRDLWILKGR
- the radC gene encoding DNA repair protein RadC, with amino-acid sequence METRSSFKLRPGSEKPREKLKLYGSSFLSEAELLAIILRTGSNKSSVLELSERLLNTFGGLKGLLEATLEELEGIEGMGLAKACQIKAVAEIVKRIERSPFSPYIKILNPFEAYRFLKGVFSWEREEIYVLSLDAKGKLLGVKKVGQGTLAESPFYPREVISAVIKSNASRMIISHNHLSGDPSPSEEDILVTEKIKELAFKMDIRFDDHIIIGNKRFYSFAKKAVLEEG
- a CDS encoding rod shape-determining protein, which translates into the protein MFDFIAGLFSKDMGIDLGTAYTVVYVRGKGIVISEPSVVAIQKATKEIIAVGEEAKKMVGKTPQDIEAIKPMRNGVIADFDVTKMMLRYFMSKVHGRKGMFKPRVIVCVPSGITEVERRAVVDATLQAGAREAYLIEEPLAAAIGAGLPIHEPRGNMVLDIGGGRTEVAVISLGGIVVRESIKVAGDEMDNAIMEYMNRVHELVIGEQMAENIKKTIGNVDDDMDEVSMEVKGRDLRNGVPRVKEISSSEIREVLKPVAQRIIEAVRAVLEQTPPELSADIIDRGIVMTGGTSLLKGLDKMVSKGVGVPAYLSENPMYCVALGAGKVLEELDTLRRVLLSIKRGEE
- the mrdA gene encoding penicillin-binding protein 2 produces the protein MRVNRLITLIFVYIFLFFILLARLWYIQVLMEERYKTAAQENRIRLVRVKALRGMIYDRAGSVLAFNLPSYGISFIPALVKGNYSSIEDFLKELSQELKVPYEELCKNYKRRFYSNYWSVLVVDNMPLVQVIDVREWLMSKDFLNLEVDTRRLYPWGELFSHVIGYTAEISERELKLYGSRGYRGGDHIGKMGLESVYEEYLKGIDGYREVEVDALGKEMSLIKEVPPENGFNLMLNIDKHLQKVAYDALGDNKGCIIVMDPRDGSILALVSKPSFDPNRFVWGVDSSEWKELIDDPDRPMFNRAIQAELPPGSLFKIIVALSSLSEGVASPQRRALCTGSLKVGDRDFKCWKEGGHGVVELYQAIAQSCNVYFYTLGRELGAEKIVSYANRCGLGVETGIDLLSESKGFIPTPEWKKKRFKEPWYPGDTINLSIGQSYLLVTPIQMLSFVSAIANGGTLYRPRIARALVDDSGNIIERFSPEPYGELPFSKQVMEHVRKGMRLAVSEGTAKLLSDGIIKAAGKTGSAQNPRGKEHAWFIGFAPYDDPRVAIVVLVEEGGTGGVAAVPVAKKVLEFFFGRYVYGSGKGQGS